A genomic region of Zalophus californianus isolate mZalCal1 chromosome 11, mZalCal1.pri.v2, whole genome shotgun sequence contains the following coding sequences:
- the CTNND1 gene encoding catenin delta-1 isoform X4 — protein sequence MANGTLTRRHQNGRFVGDADLERQKFSDLKLNGPQDHSHLVYSTIPRMQEPGQIVGTYTEEDPEGAMSVVSVETSDDGTTRRTETTVKKVVKTVTTRTVQPVPVGPDGLPVDASSVSNNYIQTLGRDFRKNGNGGPGPYVGQAGTATLPRNFHYPPDGYSRHYEDGYPSSSDNYGSLSRVTRIEERYRPTMEGYRAPSRQDVYGPQPQVRVGGSSVDLHRFHPEPYGLEDDQRSMGYDDLDYGMMSDYGTARRTGTPSDPRRRLRSYEDMIGEEVPSDQYYWAPLAQHERGSLASLDSLRKGGPPPPNWRQPELPEVIAMLGFRLDAVKSNAAAYLQHLCYRNDKVKTDVRKLKGIPVLVGLLDHPKKEVHLGACGALKNISFGRDQDNKIAIKNCDGVPALVRLLRKARDMDLTEVITGTLWNLSSHDSIKMEIVDHALHALTDEVIIPHSGWEREPNEDCKPRHIEWESVLTNTAGCLRNVSSERSEARRKLRECDGLVDALIFIVQAEIGQKDSDSKLVENCVCLLRNLSYQVHREIPQAERYQEAPPNVANNTGPHAASCFGAKKGKDEWFSRGKKPTEDPANDTVDFPKRTSPARGYELLFQPEVVRIYISLLKESKTPAILEASAGAIQNLCAGRWTYGRYIRSALRQEKALSAIADLLTNEHERVVKAASGALRNLAVDARNKELIGKHAIPNLVKNLPGGQQNSSQNFSEDTVVSLLNTINEVIAENLEAAKKLRETQGIEKLVLINKSGNRSEKEVRAAALVLQTIWGYKELRKPLEKEGWKKSDFQVNLNNASRSQSSHSYDDSTLPLIDRNQKTDKKPDREEIQMSSMGSNTKSLDNNYSTLNERGDHNRTLDRSGDLGEMEPLKGTPLMQKI from the exons ATGGCCAACGGCACCCTCACCCGCCGGCATCAG AACGGCCGGTTTGTGGGCGATGCTGACCTTGAGCGACAGAAATTTTCAGATCTGAAACTCAACGGACCCCAG GATCACAGTCACCTTGTGTATAGCACCATTCCCAGGATGCAGGAGCCAGGGCAGATTGTGGGGACCTACACAGAGGAGGACCCTGAGGGAGCCATGTCTGTTGTCTCTGTGGAGACCTCTGATGATGGAACTACTCGGCGCACAGAGACCACA GTCAAGAAAGTGGTGAAGACTGTGACAACACGGACAGTACAGCCAGTCCCTGTGGGACCAGATGGGCTGCCTGTGGATGCCTCATCAGTTTCTAACAACTATATCCAGACTCTGGGGCGTGACTTCCGCAAGAATGGCAATGGGGGACCTGGTCCCTATGTGGGGCAAGCAGGCACTGCTACCCTTCCCAGGAACTTCCACTACCCTCCCGATGGATATAGCCGCCACTATGAAGATGGTTATCCAAGTAGCAGTGACAACTATGGCAGTCTGTCCCGGGTGACCCGCATTGAGGAGCGGTACAGGCCCACCATGGAAGGTTATCGGGCACCTAGTAGACAGGATGTGTAtgggccccagccccaggttCGGGTAGGTGGGAGCAGTGTGGATCTGCATCGTTTTCACCCAGAGCCTTATGGGCTAGAGGATGACCAGCGTAGCATGGGCTATGATGATCTGGATTATGGCATGATGTCCGATTATGGCACTGCTCGTCGGACTGGGacaccctctgaccctcgccgACGACTCAG GAGCTACGAAGACATGATTGGTGAGGAAGTGCCGTCGGACCAGTACTATTGGGCTCCTCTGGCCCAGCATGAACGGGGAAGTTTAGCGAGCTTGGATAGCCTGCGTAAAGGggggcccccgccccccaactgGAGACAGCCAGAGCTGCCGGAGGTGATAGCCATGTTAGGATTCCGCTTGGATGCCGTCAAGTCTAATGCAGCTGCATACCTGCAGCACTTGTGCTATCGCAATGACAAGGTGAAGACTGACGTTCGGAAGCTCAAGGGGATCCCAGTACTCGTGGGATTGTTAGATCACCCCAAAAAGGAAGTGCACCTTGGAGCCTGTGGAGCTCTCAAGAATATCTCTTTTGGACGTGACCAGGATAACAAGATTGCCATAAAAAACTGTGATGGTGTTCCTGCCCTTGTGCGATTGCTCCGAAAAGCTCGGGATATGGACCTCACCGAAGTCATTACTG GAACCCTGTGGAATCTCTCATCCCATGACTCAATCAAAATGGAGATTGTGGACCATGCACTGCATGCATTGACAGATGAAGTGATCATCCCACATTCTGGTTGGGAGCGGGAACCTAATGAAGATTGCAAGCCGCGCCATATTGAGTGGGAGTCAGTACTCACCAACACAGCTGGCTGTCTTAG gAATGTCAGCTCAGAGAGGAGTGAAGCTCGCCGGAAACTTCGGGAATGTGATGGTTTAGTGGATGCCCTAATTTTCATTGTTCAGGCTGAGATTGGGCAGAAGGATTCGGACAGCAAG CTTGTGGAGAACTGTGTTTGCCTTCTTCGGAATTTGTCGTATCAAGTTCACCGGGAGATCCCACAGGCAGAGCGTTACCAAGAGGCACCTCCCAATGTTGCCAACAATACTGGGCCGCATGCTGCCAGTTGCTTTGGGGCCAAGAAGGGCAAAG ATGAGTGGTTCTCCAGAG ggaaaaaaccCACAGAGGATCCGGCAAACGATACAGTGGATTTCCCTAAAAGAACTAGTCCAGCTCGAG GCTATGAGCTTTTATTTCAGCCAGAGGTGGTTCGGATATACATCTCACTCCTCAAGGAGAGCAAGACTCCTGCCATCCTAGAAGCCTCAGCTGGAGCTATCCAGAACTTGTGTGCTGGGCGCTGGACG TATGGTCGATACATTCGCTCTGCTCTGCGTCAAGAGAAGGCTCTTTCTGCCATCGCCGACCTCCTGACCAATGAACATGAGCGGGTAGTGAAAGCTGCATCTGGAGCACTGAGAAATCTGGCTGTGGATGCTCGCAACAAAGAACTCATTG GTAAACATGCTATTCCCAACTTGGTAAAGAATCTGCCAGGAGGGCAGCAGAACTCTTCCCAGAATTTCTCTGAGGACACCGTGGTCTCTCTCTTGAACACCATCAACGAGGTTATTGCTGAGAACTTGGAGGCTGCCAAAAAGCTTCGAGAGACACAGGGCATTGAGAAGCTGGTGTTGATCAATAAATCAGG GAACCGATCGGAAAAAGAAGTCCGAGCAGCAGCACTTGTATTACAGACAATCTGGGGCTATAAGGAACTACGGAAGCCACTGGAAAAAGAAGGATGGAAGAAATCAGACTTCCAG GTGAATCTAAACAATGCTTCTCGAAGCCAGAGCAGTCATTCATACGATGACAGCACTCTCCCTCTGATTGACCGGAACCAGAAAACAG
- the CTNND1 gene encoding catenin delta-1 isoform X5 — MANGTLTRRHQNGRFVGDADLERQKFSDLKLNGPQDHSHLVYSTIPRMQEPGQIVGTYTEEDPEGAMSVVSVETSDDGTTRRTETTVKKVVKTVTTRTVQPVPVGPDGLPVDASSVSNNYIQTLGRDFRKNGNGGPGPYVGQAGTATLPRNFHYPPDGYSRHYEDGYPSSSDNYGSLSRVTRIEERYRPTMEGYRAPSRQDVYGPQPQVRVGGSSVDLHRFHPEPYGLEDDQRSMGYDDLDYGMMSDYGTARRTGTPSDPRRRLRSYEDMIGEEVPSDQYYWAPLAQHERGSLASLDSLRKGGPPPPNWRQPELPEVIAMLGFRLDAVKSNAAAYLQHLCYRNDKVKTDVRKLKGIPVLVGLLDHPKKEVHLGACGALKNISFGRDQDNKIAIKNCDGVPALVRLLRKARDMDLTEVITGTLWNLSSHDSIKMEIVDHALHALTDEVIIPHSGWEREPNEDCKPRHIEWESVLTNTAGCLRNVSSERSEARRKLRECDGLVDALIFIVQAEIGQKDSDSKLVENCVCLLRNLSYQVHREIPQAERYQEAPPNVANNTGPHAASCFGAKKGKDEWFSRGKKPTEDPANDTVDFPKRTSPARGYELLFQPEVVRIYISLLKESKTPAILEASAGAIQNLCAGRWTYGRYIRSALRQEKALSAIADLLTNEHERVVKAASGALRNLAVDARNKELIGKHAIPNLVKNLPGGQQNSSQNFSEDTVVSLLNTINEVIAENLEAAKKLRETQGIEKLVLINKSGNRSEKEVRAAALVLQTIWGYKELRKPLEKEGWKKSDFQVNLNNASRSQSSHSYDDSTLPLIDRNQKTDKKPDREEIQMSSMGSNTKSLDNNYSTLNERGDHNRTLDRSGDLGEMEPLKGTPLMKI; from the exons ATGGCCAACGGCACCCTCACCCGCCGGCATCAG AACGGCCGGTTTGTGGGCGATGCTGACCTTGAGCGACAGAAATTTTCAGATCTGAAACTCAACGGACCCCAG GATCACAGTCACCTTGTGTATAGCACCATTCCCAGGATGCAGGAGCCAGGGCAGATTGTGGGGACCTACACAGAGGAGGACCCTGAGGGAGCCATGTCTGTTGTCTCTGTGGAGACCTCTGATGATGGAACTACTCGGCGCACAGAGACCACA GTCAAGAAAGTGGTGAAGACTGTGACAACACGGACAGTACAGCCAGTCCCTGTGGGACCAGATGGGCTGCCTGTGGATGCCTCATCAGTTTCTAACAACTATATCCAGACTCTGGGGCGTGACTTCCGCAAGAATGGCAATGGGGGACCTGGTCCCTATGTGGGGCAAGCAGGCACTGCTACCCTTCCCAGGAACTTCCACTACCCTCCCGATGGATATAGCCGCCACTATGAAGATGGTTATCCAAGTAGCAGTGACAACTATGGCAGTCTGTCCCGGGTGACCCGCATTGAGGAGCGGTACAGGCCCACCATGGAAGGTTATCGGGCACCTAGTAGACAGGATGTGTAtgggccccagccccaggttCGGGTAGGTGGGAGCAGTGTGGATCTGCATCGTTTTCACCCAGAGCCTTATGGGCTAGAGGATGACCAGCGTAGCATGGGCTATGATGATCTGGATTATGGCATGATGTCCGATTATGGCACTGCTCGTCGGACTGGGacaccctctgaccctcgccgACGACTCAG GAGCTACGAAGACATGATTGGTGAGGAAGTGCCGTCGGACCAGTACTATTGGGCTCCTCTGGCCCAGCATGAACGGGGAAGTTTAGCGAGCTTGGATAGCCTGCGTAAAGGggggcccccgccccccaactgGAGACAGCCAGAGCTGCCGGAGGTGATAGCCATGTTAGGATTCCGCTTGGATGCCGTCAAGTCTAATGCAGCTGCATACCTGCAGCACTTGTGCTATCGCAATGACAAGGTGAAGACTGACGTTCGGAAGCTCAAGGGGATCCCAGTACTCGTGGGATTGTTAGATCACCCCAAAAAGGAAGTGCACCTTGGAGCCTGTGGAGCTCTCAAGAATATCTCTTTTGGACGTGACCAGGATAACAAGATTGCCATAAAAAACTGTGATGGTGTTCCTGCCCTTGTGCGATTGCTCCGAAAAGCTCGGGATATGGACCTCACCGAAGTCATTACTG GAACCCTGTGGAATCTCTCATCCCATGACTCAATCAAAATGGAGATTGTGGACCATGCACTGCATGCATTGACAGATGAAGTGATCATCCCACATTCTGGTTGGGAGCGGGAACCTAATGAAGATTGCAAGCCGCGCCATATTGAGTGGGAGTCAGTACTCACCAACACAGCTGGCTGTCTTAG gAATGTCAGCTCAGAGAGGAGTGAAGCTCGCCGGAAACTTCGGGAATGTGATGGTTTAGTGGATGCCCTAATTTTCATTGTTCAGGCTGAGATTGGGCAGAAGGATTCGGACAGCAAG CTTGTGGAGAACTGTGTTTGCCTTCTTCGGAATTTGTCGTATCAAGTTCACCGGGAGATCCCACAGGCAGAGCGTTACCAAGAGGCACCTCCCAATGTTGCCAACAATACTGGGCCGCATGCTGCCAGTTGCTTTGGGGCCAAGAAGGGCAAAG ATGAGTGGTTCTCCAGAG ggaaaaaaccCACAGAGGATCCGGCAAACGATACAGTGGATTTCCCTAAAAGAACTAGTCCAGCTCGAG GCTATGAGCTTTTATTTCAGCCAGAGGTGGTTCGGATATACATCTCACTCCTCAAGGAGAGCAAGACTCCTGCCATCCTAGAAGCCTCAGCTGGAGCTATCCAGAACTTGTGTGCTGGGCGCTGGACG TATGGTCGATACATTCGCTCTGCTCTGCGTCAAGAGAAGGCTCTTTCTGCCATCGCCGACCTCCTGACCAATGAACATGAGCGGGTAGTGAAAGCTGCATCTGGAGCACTGAGAAATCTGGCTGTGGATGCTCGCAACAAAGAACTCATTG GTAAACATGCTATTCCCAACTTGGTAAAGAATCTGCCAGGAGGGCAGCAGAACTCTTCCCAGAATTTCTCTGAGGACACCGTGGTCTCTCTCTTGAACACCATCAACGAGGTTATTGCTGAGAACTTGGAGGCTGCCAAAAAGCTTCGAGAGACACAGGGCATTGAGAAGCTGGTGTTGATCAATAAATCAGG GAACCGATCGGAAAAAGAAGTCCGAGCAGCAGCACTTGTATTACAGACAATCTGGGGCTATAAGGAACTACGGAAGCCACTGGAAAAAGAAGGATGGAAGAAATCAGACTTCCAG GTGAATCTAAACAATGCTTCTCGAAGCCAGAGCAGTCATTCATACGATGACAGCACTCTCCCTCTGATTGACCGGAACCAGAAAACAG
- the CTNND1 gene encoding catenin delta-1 isoform X7 — protein sequence MANGTLTRRHQNGRFVGDADLERQKFSDLKLNGPQDHSHLVYSTIPRMQEPGQIVGTYTEEDPEGAMSVVSVETSDDGTTRRTETTVKKVVKTVTTRTVQPVPVGPDGLPVDASSVSNNYIQTLGRDFRKNGNGGPGPYVGQAGTATLPRNFHYPPDGYSRHYEDGYPSSSDNYGSLSRVTRIEERYRPTMEGYRAPSRQDVYGPQPQVRVGGSSVDLHRFHPEPYGLEDDQRSMGYDDLDYGMMSDYGTARRTGTPSDPRRRLRSYEDMIGEEVPSDQYYWAPLAQHERGSLASLDSLRKGGPPPPNWRQPELPEVIAMLGFRLDAVKSNAAAYLQHLCYRNDKVKTDVRKLKGIPVLVGLLDHPKKEVHLGACGALKNISFGRDQDNKIAIKNCDGVPALVRLLRKARDMDLTEVITGTLWNLSSHDSIKMEIVDHALHALTDEVIIPHSGWEREPNEDCKPRHIEWESVLTNTAGCLRNVSSERSEARRKLRECDGLVDALIFIVQAEIGQKDSDSKLVENCVCLLRNLSYQVHREIPQAERYQEAPPNVANNTGPHAASCFGAKKGKDEWFSRGKKPTEDPANDTVDFPKRTSPARGYELLFQPEVVRIYISLLKESKTPAILEASAGAIQNLCAGRWTYGRYIRSALRQEKALSAIADLLTNEHERVVKAASGALRNLAVDARNKELIGKHAIPNLVKNLPGGQQNSSQNFSEDTVVSLLNTINEVIAENLEAAKKLRETQGIEKLVLINKSGNRSEKEVRAAALVLQTIWGYKELRKPLEKEGWKKSDFQVNLNNASRSQSSHSYDDSTLPLIDRNQKTDKKPDREEIQMSSMGSNTKSLDNNYSTLNERGDHNRTLDRSGDLGEMEPLKGTPLMQDEGQESLEEELDVLVLDDEGDQVSNPSMQKI from the exons ATGGCCAACGGCACCCTCACCCGCCGGCATCAG AACGGCCGGTTTGTGGGCGATGCTGACCTTGAGCGACAGAAATTTTCAGATCTGAAACTCAACGGACCCCAG GATCACAGTCACCTTGTGTATAGCACCATTCCCAGGATGCAGGAGCCAGGGCAGATTGTGGGGACCTACACAGAGGAGGACCCTGAGGGAGCCATGTCTGTTGTCTCTGTGGAGACCTCTGATGATGGAACTACTCGGCGCACAGAGACCACA GTCAAGAAAGTGGTGAAGACTGTGACAACACGGACAGTACAGCCAGTCCCTGTGGGACCAGATGGGCTGCCTGTGGATGCCTCATCAGTTTCTAACAACTATATCCAGACTCTGGGGCGTGACTTCCGCAAGAATGGCAATGGGGGACCTGGTCCCTATGTGGGGCAAGCAGGCACTGCTACCCTTCCCAGGAACTTCCACTACCCTCCCGATGGATATAGCCGCCACTATGAAGATGGTTATCCAAGTAGCAGTGACAACTATGGCAGTCTGTCCCGGGTGACCCGCATTGAGGAGCGGTACAGGCCCACCATGGAAGGTTATCGGGCACCTAGTAGACAGGATGTGTAtgggccccagccccaggttCGGGTAGGTGGGAGCAGTGTGGATCTGCATCGTTTTCACCCAGAGCCTTATGGGCTAGAGGATGACCAGCGTAGCATGGGCTATGATGATCTGGATTATGGCATGATGTCCGATTATGGCACTGCTCGTCGGACTGGGacaccctctgaccctcgccgACGACTCAG GAGCTACGAAGACATGATTGGTGAGGAAGTGCCGTCGGACCAGTACTATTGGGCTCCTCTGGCCCAGCATGAACGGGGAAGTTTAGCGAGCTTGGATAGCCTGCGTAAAGGggggcccccgccccccaactgGAGACAGCCAGAGCTGCCGGAGGTGATAGCCATGTTAGGATTCCGCTTGGATGCCGTCAAGTCTAATGCAGCTGCATACCTGCAGCACTTGTGCTATCGCAATGACAAGGTGAAGACTGACGTTCGGAAGCTCAAGGGGATCCCAGTACTCGTGGGATTGTTAGATCACCCCAAAAAGGAAGTGCACCTTGGAGCCTGTGGAGCTCTCAAGAATATCTCTTTTGGACGTGACCAGGATAACAAGATTGCCATAAAAAACTGTGATGGTGTTCCTGCCCTTGTGCGATTGCTCCGAAAAGCTCGGGATATGGACCTCACCGAAGTCATTACTG GAACCCTGTGGAATCTCTCATCCCATGACTCAATCAAAATGGAGATTGTGGACCATGCACTGCATGCATTGACAGATGAAGTGATCATCCCACATTCTGGTTGGGAGCGGGAACCTAATGAAGATTGCAAGCCGCGCCATATTGAGTGGGAGTCAGTACTCACCAACACAGCTGGCTGTCTTAG gAATGTCAGCTCAGAGAGGAGTGAAGCTCGCCGGAAACTTCGGGAATGTGATGGTTTAGTGGATGCCCTAATTTTCATTGTTCAGGCTGAGATTGGGCAGAAGGATTCGGACAGCAAG CTTGTGGAGAACTGTGTTTGCCTTCTTCGGAATTTGTCGTATCAAGTTCACCGGGAGATCCCACAGGCAGAGCGTTACCAAGAGGCACCTCCCAATGTTGCCAACAATACTGGGCCGCATGCTGCCAGTTGCTTTGGGGCCAAGAAGGGCAAAG ATGAGTGGTTCTCCAGAG ggaaaaaaccCACAGAGGATCCGGCAAACGATACAGTGGATTTCCCTAAAAGAACTAGTCCAGCTCGAG GCTATGAGCTTTTATTTCAGCCAGAGGTGGTTCGGATATACATCTCACTCCTCAAGGAGAGCAAGACTCCTGCCATCCTAGAAGCCTCAGCTGGAGCTATCCAGAACTTGTGTGCTGGGCGCTGGACG TATGGTCGATACATTCGCTCTGCTCTGCGTCAAGAGAAGGCTCTTTCTGCCATCGCCGACCTCCTGACCAATGAACATGAGCGGGTAGTGAAAGCTGCATCTGGAGCACTGAGAAATCTGGCTGTGGATGCTCGCAACAAAGAACTCATTG GTAAACATGCTATTCCCAACTTGGTAAAGAATCTGCCAGGAGGGCAGCAGAACTCTTCCCAGAATTTCTCTGAGGACACCGTGGTCTCTCTCTTGAACACCATCAACGAGGTTATTGCTGAGAACTTGGAGGCTGCCAAAAAGCTTCGAGAGACACAGGGCATTGAGAAGCTGGTGTTGATCAATAAATCAGG GAACCGATCGGAAAAAGAAGTCCGAGCAGCAGCACTTGTATTACAGACAATCTGGGGCTATAAGGAACTACGGAAGCCACTGGAAAAAGAAGGATGGAAGAAATCAGACTTCCAG GTGAATCTAAACAATGCTTCTCGAAGCCAGAGCAGTCATTCATACGATGACAGCACTCTCCCTCTGATTGACCGGAACCAGAAAACAG